One stretch of Halodesulfovibrio sp. MK-HDV DNA includes these proteins:
- the rpoC gene encoding DNA-directed RNA polymerase subunit beta': protein MTLDDLFSARSNTAQAADIHNLKAIQISIAAPEAIREWSYGEVKKPETINYRTFKPERDGLFCAKIFGPVKDYECNCGKYKRMKHRGIVCEKCGVEVIASKVRRERMGHIELAAPVAHIWFLKTLPSKIGTLLDMTMSDLEKVLYFDSFVVLDPGQTSLAKNQVISEDHYFQVIDHYGEDAIVVGMGAEAVRGLIEELNLETLRHELREESQTTRSQTKKKKLTKRLKIVEAFLESNNRPEWMIMEVVPVIPPELRPLVPLDGGRFATSDLNDLYRRVINRNNRLKRLMELGAPEIIIRNEKRMLQESVDALFDNGRRGRAITGTNGRPLKSLSDMIKGKQGRFRQNLLGKRVDYSGRSVIVVGPSLKLHQCGLPKKMALELFKPFIYSKLEERNLASTIKSAKKMVEREELVVWDILEEVVREYPILLNRAPTLHRLGIQAFEPTLVEGKAIRLHPLVCSAYNADFDGDQMAVHVPLSVEAQIEARVLMMSTNNILSPANGSPVIVPSQDIVLGLYYMTVERSFEIGEGMEFCARWEVISAYDHGQVSLHARIKVRLDDGTVVQTTPGRVIVSQILPEGMGFERANDVMTKKNIGKLVSSAYRECGIKASVLLCDRLKNLGYEYGTRAGVTIGVKDLEIPSSKKGILEKSQAEVDEIERQYREGIITRTEKYNKIVDVWTKTTQDVSNEMMKHISRDIIKDEKTGKEEANLSFNPIFMMSNSGARGNQDQMRQLAGMRGLMAKPSGEIIETPITSSFREGLSVLQYFTSTHGARKGLADTALKTANSGYLTRRLVDVVQDVIIGEHDCGTVDGLELGHLIISGEIKMRLSERAIGRVVLYPVLDPITKEEVIPANGLINEERAQLLDDRGINTITIRSALTCSSEHGICALCYGRDLARSRLVNCGETVGIIAAQSIGEPGTQLTMRTFHIGGTASTQIEKSSIEAQHAGRVVTSRVKAVTNKDGKHLVLGKSGQVSIVDEQGREREKYILPNGSRLNVVDGQEVVKGDVIADWDPFNEPFVSEVPGTVKFTDIIDGKTFQEKTDLATQMATRTIIEYRTTNLKPSISICDENGEPKFRGESSIPAVYQLPVGAIIMIQDGQLLEAGDIIARKPRETSKTKDIVGGLPRVAELFEVRKPKDLAVVTEIDGIVSYAGETKGKRKLMVTPEVGESKEYLVPKGKHITVTEGDFVEAGEQLTEGQPELHDILRIKGEKFLANYLCEEIQEVYRFQGVGIDDKHIEIIVRQMLKKVSVLDPGETSFLVGEQVDKQEFRIENRKAVGEGRTPANAEPLVLGITQASLTTSSFISAASFQETTKVLTEASLRGKRDRLRGLKENVIVGRLIPAGSGYRDFVSANIEVPQQEERADKFLDELDEPVYPGNV, encoded by the coding sequence ATGACTTTAGATGATCTTTTCTCTGCACGAAGCAATACAGCTCAAGCTGCAGATATTCACAACCTGAAGGCTATTCAGATCTCAATTGCTGCCCCTGAAGCAATTCGTGAGTGGTCTTATGGTGAAGTGAAAAAGCCAGAAACCATTAACTACCGTACGTTCAAGCCTGAACGCGACGGTCTTTTCTGTGCAAAAATCTTCGGCCCAGTAAAAGATTACGAATGCAACTGCGGAAAATACAAACGCATGAAGCACCGCGGCATCGTCTGCGAAAAGTGTGGCGTTGAAGTTATTGCTTCCAAAGTTCGTCGTGAGCGTATGGGTCACATTGAGCTTGCTGCTCCTGTTGCACATATCTGGTTCCTGAAGACTCTGCCTTCCAAGATTGGTACATTGCTCGATATGACAATGTCCGACCTTGAAAAAGTATTGTACTTCGACTCTTTTGTCGTTCTTGATCCGGGTCAGACTTCCCTTGCTAAAAATCAGGTTATCTCAGAAGACCATTACTTCCAGGTAATCGATCACTACGGCGAAGACGCAATCGTAGTAGGCATGGGTGCTGAAGCTGTTCGCGGTCTCATCGAAGAGCTCAATCTTGAGACTCTGCGCCATGAGTTACGTGAAGAATCACAGACTACCCGTTCTCAGACAAAAAAGAAAAAGCTTACAAAACGACTGAAGATTGTTGAGGCTTTCCTTGAGTCCAACAACCGTCCTGAATGGATGATTATGGAAGTTGTTCCGGTAATTCCACCAGAACTCCGTCCACTCGTTCCTCTGGATGGCGGACGTTTCGCTACTTCCGACCTTAACGACCTTTACCGTCGTGTTATTAACCGTAACAACCGCCTGAAGCGTTTGATGGAACTCGGTGCTCCTGAGATCATCATCCGTAACGAAAAACGTATGCTTCAGGAATCAGTTGACGCACTCTTCGACAACGGTCGTCGTGGTCGCGCAATTACTGGTACTAACGGCCGCCCTCTTAAATCCTTGTCAGATATGATTAAGGGTAAACAGGGTCGTTTCCGTCAGAACCTTCTCGGTAAACGTGTTGACTACTCTGGTCGTTCCGTAATTGTTGTAGGTCCTAGCCTTAAATTGCACCAGTGCGGTCTTCCTAAGAAGATGGCTCTTGAGCTCTTTAAGCCGTTTATCTACTCCAAACTCGAAGAAAGAAACCTCGCCTCTACTATTAAGAGTGCGAAGAAAATGGTTGAACGAGAAGAGTTGGTAGTTTGGGATATCCTCGAAGAGGTTGTTCGCGAATACCCTATTCTCCTTAACCGTGCGCCGACACTTCACCGTCTTGGTATCCAGGCATTTGAACCTACCCTCGTTGAAGGTAAGGCTATTCGCCTGCACCCTCTCGTATGTTCCGCGTACAACGCTGACTTCGATGGTGACCAGATGGCTGTACACGTACCTCTTTCTGTGGAAGCACAGATTGAAGCACGCGTACTTATGATGTCTACAAACAACATTCTTTCTCCAGCTAACGGTTCTCCTGTTATCGTTCCTTCTCAGGATATCGTTCTCGGTCTGTACTACATGACTGTTGAACGTTCATTTGAGATCGGCGAAGGCATGGAATTCTGCGCACGCTGGGAAGTTATATCTGCTTATGACCATGGTCAGGTTTCTCTGCACGCACGTATCAAGGTTCGCCTTGACGACGGTACTGTAGTACAGACCACCCCTGGTCGCGTAATCGTTTCACAGATTCTGCCAGAAGGCATGGGCTTTGAGCGCGCTAACGACGTTATGACCAAGAAAAACATTGGTAAACTCGTAAGTTCTGCATACCGCGAATGCGGCATTAAAGCTTCTGTTCTTCTTTGTGACCGTCTCAAAAACTTAGGTTACGAGTACGGTACCCGCGCCGGTGTTACCATTGGTGTAAAAGACCTTGAGATCCCAAGCAGCAAAAAAGGCATCTTGGAAAAATCTCAGGCGGAAGTTGATGAAATCGAACGCCAGTACCGTGAAGGTATTATTACCCGCACAGAGAAATACAACAAAATCGTTGATGTTTGGACTAAGACCACTCAGGACGTGTCCAACGAAATGATGAAGCACATCTCCCGTGATATCATCAAAGACGAGAAGACTGGCAAAGAAGAGGCTAACCTCTCCTTTAACCCAATCTTCATGATGTCTAACTCCGGTGCTCGAGGTAACCAGGACCAGATGCGTCAGCTCGCAGGTATGCGTGGTCTGATGGCGAAACCGTCCGGTGAAATTATTGAAACACCAATTACATCTTCATTCCGTGAAGGTCTTTCCGTGCTTCAGTACTTCACCTCTACTCACGGTGCTCGTAAAGGTCTTGCGGATACCGCGCTTAAAACCGCGAACTCCGGTTACCTTACCCGTCGTCTTGTTGACGTTGTTCAGGACGTTATCATTGGCGAACATGATTGTGGCACAGTTGACGGCCTTGAACTTGGTCACCTCATTATTAGTGGTGAAATCAAGATGCGTCTTTCTGAGCGTGCAATCGGCCGTGTTGTGCTTTATCCGGTACTCGATCCGATTACCAAGGAAGAAGTTATTCCGGCAAACGGCCTCATCAACGAAGAACGCGCACAGCTTCTCGATGATCGTGGCATCAATACAATCACCATCCGCTCTGCGCTTACCTGTTCTTCTGAACACGGTATTTGTGCACTGTGTTACGGCCGTGACCTTGCTCGCAGTCGTCTTGTTAACTGCGGTGAGACTGTCGGTATTATTGCTGCTCAGTCCATTGGTGAGCCTGGTACACAGCTGACAATGCGTACGTTCCACATTGGTGGTACCGCGTCTACTCAGATTGAAAAATCCAGTATTGAAGCTCAGCACGCAGGTCGCGTTGTGACCTCCCGTGTTAAAGCTGTTACAAATAAAGATGGAAAACACCTTGTACTCGGTAAATCCGGTCAGGTTTCCATCGTTGACGAACAGGGCCGCGAACGCGAAAAATACATCCTGCCTAACGGTTCTCGTTTGAACGTTGTTGATGGTCAGGAAGTAGTTAAAGGCGATGTTATCGCTGATTGGGATCCGTTCAACGAACCATTCGTTTCTGAAGTTCCTGGTACAGTTAAGTTCACCGATATTATCGATGGCAAAACCTTCCAGGAAAAAACTGACCTTGCGACTCAGATGGCAACACGTACCATTATTGAGTACCGTACAACCAACTTGAAACCGTCCATCTCTATTTGTGATGAAAACGGTGAGCCTAAATTCCGCGGTGAGAGTTCAATCCCTGCGGTTTACCAGCTCCCAGTTGGCGCGATTATCATGATTCAGGATGGTCAGCTGCTTGAAGCGGGCGATATCATTGCTCGTAAGCCGCGTGAAACATCCAAAACCAAAGATATCGTTGGTGGTCTTCCACGAGTTGCGGAACTCTTCGAGGTTCGTAAACCTAAAGACCTCGCAGTTGTTACCGAGATCGATGGTATCGTATCATACGCAGGTGAAACCAAAGGTAAGCGTAAGCTTATGGTTACTCCTGAGGTTGGCGAATCCAAAGAATATCTCGTACCAAAAGGTAAGCACATCACCGTTACCGAAGGCGACTTCGTTGAAGCGGGCGAGCAGCTTACTGAAGGTCAGCCAGAACTTCATGATATCCTCCGCATTAAAGGCGAGAAATTCCTCGCTAACTACTTGTGTGAAGAGATTCAGGAAGTTTACCGATTCCAGGGCGTAGGTATTGACGATAAGCACATTGAAATTATCGTCCGCCAGATGCTCAAGAAGGTATCCGTGCTTGATCCAGGCGAAACCAGCTTCCTCGTTGGTGAGCAGGTTGATAAGCAGGAATTCCGCATCGAAAACAGAAAAGCAGTTGGCGAAGGTCGCACACCGGCTAATGCAGAACCTCTGGTTCTTGGTATTACCCAGGCGTCCCTTACAACTTCTTCCTTTATCTCTGCGGCTTCCTTCCAGGAAACCACAAAGGTTCTTACCGAAGCATCCTTGCGCGGCAAACGCGACAGATTGCGCGGTCTCAAAGAGAACGTTATTGTGGGTCGTCTCATTCCGGCTGGTTCCGGTTACCGCGACTTCGTTTCCGCAAACATCGAAGTACCTCAGCAGGAAGAACGTGCCGACAAGTTCCTCGACGAACTTGACGAGCCTGTTTATCCTGGAAACGTATAA